In Leptotrichia buccalis C-1013-b, the genomic window TCTGGTTTTTCAGGAACTAGTCCAAATTGTTCAAATTCTTTTCCCAATAAATAATGCGTATCTCCAGATATAATTAAATCAACTCCGTCAACTTTTTCCCCAATTTCAACATTTTTTTCATATCCAGCGTGAGACAGCACAATTATTTTGTTTATTCCTTCATCTTGTAATTTTTTTACATATTTTCTAGCTGTTTCAACTTCATCTAGAAATTTCACATCGTCTCCAGGATTGGAAGATTCTTTTGTTTTTTTCACAACATCAATTCCAATAATTCCAATTTTTTGTCCGCCAACATTTTTGATAAGGTAAGGTTTCCATTTTCCTTCTAAAATACTTCCTTTGTCAGGTACAACATTTGACGAAACTATAGGTATAGTTAAAGCATCCAGAAATGATTTCAAAACTTTGTTTCCATCATCAAATTCATGATTTCCCAATGTAAAGGCGTCAAAGTTTATTACATTCATAAGCTCAGCATCAGCTTTTCCTTCAAATAGCGTATAATAAAGAGTCCCTGTTACTGCGTCCCCAGCGTGAAGAACTAAAGTATTTTTATTATTTTTTCTAAAATCCTTTATTTCCTGTGCTACTCTAGGAAGTCCGCCAATAGTTGCCGTAACTGTCTGACCATTTAATTTTAAAGGCATTTTTTCTTCTTCCAGATGTGAATGGTGATCGTTAATATGAGCCACGTTTAGTTCAAATGTACTTGCTGTACTTCCTTTATTTCCCTTTTTTACTGTTTTTGCTTCCAAACCTACTGCAGAAAACAGCGATACTGCTAGACCTAATAAAAGTAATTTTTTCATAACTTTTCCTCCTAAAAAAAGATTTATATTTCTTAATTTAATTATAACTTGATTTCTCAAAAAAAGCACTAAAAATATATAAATTTTTTATAAATTAATAAATTTTAAATAAATTTTACTATATTTTAAAATAAAATAATGTTATAATGCACCAGATGATTTCAAAATATATTTGAATTTTTTAACATCAAACTAATAAATTAAATAATATTGGGTTTATGTTTGGATAAAATAAATTTATTTTAAATTGTCAATAATATAAAAATAGATAGAAGGAGTTGGTATAATGAATTTTAGAAATATTATGAAAAAAATGATTTTAATTTTGGGAGTAATTGGAATTTCCACTACCTCTTTTTCAGCTTTTAGAAAAAACAACAAAATCGTATATGTAAAAAAGGAACCTTCTCGCAAAGTAAAGAAAAAGGCTAAAAAGAACAGACAGATTGTATACATAAAAAGAGAGCCTTCTCATAAAGTAAAAAAATATTCCAAGAGAAATAATAAAATCGTGTATGTAAAAAGAGAACCTTCTCGTAGACATAGAAAACACTAATTAAACAATTTATTTGGTGCTGAAACATTTGTAAATTTTTATTTTTGCAAAATGAACAGCACCATTTTTTATACTAAAATCCTTTTCTTTAAAGTCAAACTAACAAATATTAATTTAATTTTTTTAAAAGCACCTAACCAAATATTTCTTGTAAATATTCAGACATTTCCTTTACCAAATTTTCATCTGTCTCAAAAATTTCAAATTCACTAAATTCCTTCAACCCCATATTCACATTTTCTTTTCGATACAGCATTTCACTTTGCTTTATTTTTTTGGCAGAAAAATGAAAATTTCTTGCACCTGTAAAACTTATTATTTCTTTGATATTTTTTCTGTTTAATCCTGCTCCCACAAGTATTTCAGGTTTTTTTTCATTATCTTCATTAGAAAGTCCAACAAGATCTTTTAATAATTTTTTTCCTTTTAAGCAATTTTCCGCCTGTCCTGATGTTAATATTGTATTTACGCCTAATTTTTTTAACTGGTAAAACGCACTTATAGGATTTTTACACACATCAAAGGCTCTATGAAAAGTTACTGGTATGCCCTTTGCTTCCAAAATAAATTTTTCCATATTTTCAATATCTATTTTTCCATCTTTAGTTAAAACTCCTGTAACTATCCCGTCAGCTCCTAGATTTCTAAACATTTTTATTTCATTTCTCATAATTTCCAATTCATATTCCGAATATAGAAAATCTCCGAATCTTGGTCTTATCAGGACATTTATCGGAATACTTACATTTCTTCGGACTTCTTC contains:
- a CDS encoding copper homeostasis protein CutC, with protein sequence MRKYTLEICTDSVESAINAEKGGGTRLELCSNLIIGGTTPAASLFEEVRRNVSIPINVLIRPRFGDFLYSEYELEIMRNEIKMFRNLGADGIVTGVLTKDGKIDIENMEKFILEAKGIPVTFHRAFDVCKNPISAFYQLKKLGVNTILTSGQAENCLKGKKLLKDLVGLSNEDNEKKPEILVGAGLNRKNIKEIISFTGARNFHFSAKKIKQSEMLYRKENVNMGLKEFSEFEIFETDENLVKEMSEYLQEIFG